tctgtgtgtctgtgtgtgtgttaacagcataactcgagaagcctttgatggatcccaatgatatttggtaggtgggtagaggtcgggaaaacgaaggtcaagttcgataatgggccccctagcggcttgctaaggtactgcagcagaacctcaattttttatatctcgtgttctggacatgctgtggtcatgatttttgactggtagatagcccttggggcagagagtaagtgctgtgagtttggaccccctagcggcttgtttggaactgcaggcgccggtttcctttcaaactttggacgagaataactctacaacgtgttgacggatcgtcatgatttttggtatgtagatagaatgagtgatgacttacataatgatatactaattatgcaaatcaacagctgatttgcataattaatgaggaaaatttataaatccactgcattccatgataggactttcaaacttgttacatatgtagctgggaaggagagaaaagtcgatggatatcaattatgcaaatgatggcctcatttgcataattaatgagaaaatatgaacatgttgacagatcatcatgtcttttggtatgtaggtagcgtaaatgaagacctacataatgagataccaattatgcaaatcaacagctaatttgcataattaatgaggatattttataaattcaaacTACATTCCacaataggactttaaaacttgtcacatatgtagctgagaaagagagaaatgtcaataaatgtttatcatgcaaatgatgatctcatttgcataattaatgagaaaatatgaacgtgttgaaggatcgtcatgatttttggcatgtagatagcctaagtgaagacttatataatgtgatacttattatgcaaattaacagctaatttgcataattaatgaggaaaagttcataaatccactgcattccattatagtactttcatcaaagttgtcacatatgtaactgagaaaaagggaagagaaaaagaggtgtatttaaagactttgaaagagaataagtcaagaatggatcaaaggatcatcatgatttttggtatgctgatagatatcgtaaattgtaacttgggatctaatttgcataatcaatgccgcaattttataaaccaactccaagcatacaattataaagaaaatgaaatgagtaatgcatttgtctacagacatcattctacataacaaacctggtttatttggcaaaggtatgtgttcgtggaactctagttgttgaTATTCCAGGGAAACAAGCAATAATAACATTTGCTTATTGTTATGACTTCAAACAGATTTTAACTGCTATAGTGAGTTTTGTAAGAGCAAGAGTCTGACACCAGATTGTTTACCACCTATGCATGTAGGTGTATTATGGCAGGGGACAGAAGCTCTTCCTGGTGCTGCAAAAACTATTGCCAAACTCAGGGAAATGGTAAGTTTCTCTGagaaaacattttgttctgATGCATTCCTGTTAGAACTGtcaaactttcatgctaatatcaatgtctgtgttttttttcatggcTGTTGGTTTGCTGCCTGCTTCCTTTTTTCAAAACCAACTTTCAATCTGATTTTTTCAGGGGAAACGCATCTTGTTTGTCACCAATAACAGCACCAAATCTCGCCTGTCGTATGTGGAGAAGTTCAGAAACCTGGGGTTTGAAGCTAATGAGGTGagacttgtgtttttgttttgtatgcaAATCTATCATCTTTGCAAAACTTTTCTCCCAGGTCTTACaagtccatttttcatgaattcACATAATTCACCTGCTGAAATGAGGAGgggtgaactcagctgagtgtcgttgCAGTCACCCTACCCAAACTAGGGGACATTACACATGACTGCATANNNNNNNNNNNNNNNNNNNNNNNNNNNNNNNNNNNNNNNNNNNNNNNNNNNNNNNNNNNNNNNNNNNNNNNNNNNNNNNNNNNNNNNNNNNNNNNNNNNNCTAATCTTTTTATAGACATTTAGAGCCTGTTATACGACAAAGATCTGTTGATGTGTTTAAATGCCCTTGGATACAGCAAAAAGGATTAACATTTTTCCTTTCATTCCAGCCTGATCCAATAGAAGGAACTGTTAGTGATTGGAAAACTATGCCCTTGGACCCTGAGGTGAGAGACACCTGTCAATCTTACAgtaatgtttcattttatttctgatACTTTTTCTAATACAAATCTTTCCTCCTTGCAACAGTCATGTCTGGCCCTCATAGCCTTTCCTCTTTTCTCCAGGTGACGACTGTTCTGGTTGGTTTTGATGAACACCTGAGTTACAAGAAGATGATCAAAGCTGCCAGTTACCTGAGTGATGAGAATGTCCAGTTTTTGGCAACCAACACTGATGAAAGGCTACCTGTGGGAAACGGACGGGTCATTCCTGGTAAACACATCCATCAGTCTCTTATGTATATTCAAACCCTTTGTCATTCTTAAGAGTTAGAAGACAGCACTGTTCTCTCTTAGGGCTAATGACCTTCTTTTATAAAGGTTTCTGGAAATTTCTGACTTCATGACTTTGTTAAGAATATTACTACTGCTAGATTGGATACACAATCATACTTGAATAGGTTTAATTCTTTAATATACTAGAACCTTTCACATCTTCACATAGAGATAATGTAATTTCTTCACTTCATGTTATTcacattatatataataatcTTGTTGAATACTTGTTGTGTTTCCCACTAGGTACTGGATGTATCCTGGCTGCTGTCCATACAGCTGCAGATCGAGACCCAGTCATTCTGGGAAAACCATCCAAGTTCATGTTCGAAGTCATGAAAGAAAAGTTAGTATAGATACAGTGAACCAACATCATTTCAAGTGACTGTCTCCATAAAGATTAGCCAgtcctttgtatgattttgGTGCTGCTCCCTCCTTGTATACAGTAGGGTCTAAACATATCATGAAGACCAGGTAATATTCAAAGAATCTTTGATAGGTTTAATTTGGAGTGAGCTGCATTTCTTGCAGTCTATTGTGTTATTAATTGCTATGACATTCAGATATTTGCTCCCCTATGACatatttcttgttcttctaCTTCAGGTTTGACCTTGACCCCAACCGTACCCTGATGATTGGAGACAAGTAAGgaacttttttttactcataCTGAGAGATAATTTGCTTAAAACAACTCGGCCAAAGATGCATCAAGAAACTACAATGCAAATATGtcatgttcttgttcttgttatgATACTGGGCAACACCCCAAgtttgttggggcaaaccatcaAGGGCGGCAAACCACCCATGTTGCTTATGGCAGTCATATTGAAGCTAATCTTGATAGCATCATATCGCACCCTTCCTCTCAGAATCTATGTCCAAAGGCagcagtgatttttttttaatggcagcAAATCACCAACATGTTCTACACCTTTCTTAATCATGGTCCTTCTCTACAGGTTGACTACAGACATCATGCTGGGTCACAACTGTGGCCTGACCACGCTGCTGGTGTTGTCTGGCATCTCTTCACTGGACGAGGCTCGTCAGATGCAGGCCTCCAACAGTATAGAACATCAGAAATGTGTTCCACACTATTACCTGCCTAATATGGGGGAACTAGGGGACCTTTTGTAGTAAAACAATATGTTCAACATGTCCTGGGTACTGTCTTATATTGACTGTTGTGTTAGTCATGTTTAGCTACTAATATAGTATACAAAAATTGGAAAGACAGTACTCTGCCTCTTGTCAATAGTACTCAATTCATTGTATAATGCTTCCATTATTCCAATGTTTTAAGTGAAATAGATAAAAGAGTAACAAGGAAAAAATATGAATTGATTTAGTAAAGAATTATTTATTTTATGTGATTAAAAATACAGGTGTAGGTTTACACATatacatgactttttttataTATGTCAAAAATGTTCCATGTTTATAGCGTAATTCAGTTTGCCTAATTCAGATATTGCTGAATCATcacaacacagcacaaaattaatgtaacaTGCAATGTTATAGCCTtcgtagcaggctctctgaggcctTTTTTCGGCTCATAACACACTTttactggccatttcttttgatactgggtcgctgattgcttgCTGTCACTGACTCATGAGTCAGCGACAGCCAGCAATCAGTGACCtaggaagaaaagaaatggccagcaaaagtgtgtCGTGAGCCGAAAATAaggccccaaagagcctgctatggaggctataatGTCCCATAGGTATTGTTCAAAGCAAGATGAGTGCAATATATCATTGTCACATAGTACTACTGATTTTACTTCTACCCATATATAACCTGCATCCCTCTGTACAACACTGTTAAATAAGTGGTGTCAAATAAAGAGTATAGATTATTATTCCCATCATATGGTATCATCTTCCTTTCCCTCTGATCTGTGAAAATAGAACAGGAGATCCCAAAACTGGCAGTTCCCCTGTAATACGGTAGAGATTCGCTTAGAGGGCCATTATTATTCTTTGATTTAACATTCTTGTCCCAGACACTTATCTAGATATCATGAAGGTACatctgaagggactaccctaaagatcaataaataaaaaaataaataaatctacaGTTTTCCGAGTCAAGCTGTCCACAAACTCGCTCAGCCAGCTAACCCCAAAAGGCAGGGAAACATGGCAAAGAATCTTCAGTGCATTAAAACGCAATAACGTTTATATATAATAGAACGTATAAAATACAACGTATTCCGCAAGTTTTGCTTCAAGGGATATTACATGATAGTGTATATAATCCTTTCTAATAGCTCTGGATGCGTGTCCGTCTTAGGTGTACAACTGAGAACGCGTACGATGGATGTGAGGCTGCTAGAAGTTACACGTGAGGAATACATTTGTGTTGGGAAAAGTCTATAGTAGGACCTCTAATGCTCACTAttgtaaaaattaaaaataaaatagTCACCAACTTCAAAAGTCTTAGTCCAAGAGATAATTCGGATAAAAGGTTCCCTAACTGGGGGGAAACGCACACGATTATTTCTCATTTAGGTGCATGCTGGCTGGTATAacgttttatatatatatagatagataacgttacatgtatatctgttcCATCAGCGCTCCATCGGACGTAAACAACGTCTGTTCTAATTCTGCGCAGGTACAAAAGATCTTGAGGCGACATTTGAGGTTATAGAACGTCACAAAATAATCGCTAGAACGTTACCGTTGTGAACGGCCGTGTTTTCATAGCGTGCGAAAATTGATATATTCAGTGATAACTGAAAAACTCAAAACGATAATATGATTGGGTTTTTGTTGAAGAAGATATGGTACCTGTACTTGTTTGTGTGCGGGGCGTGTTTATACTCCGCGGTAATGAAGGCAGCTGTAGAGAGGCAGCTCATCCCCCGCGATATCATCGCACGCGAATTTCTGGATAAGCTTGATGTCTATGACACCAATAGTGAGCAGTGGAGAATCTACCCGGTAAGTAAAACTTAGAGGATAAGAAAATGAGTCCATCCGTACTAGCTAATTAGATATATTTACGGTGAGAACTAGTGATAACTTCTCTATGTGGTAGAAATATTGTAGCATCACTACTTTCTTGCAAGACATCATCCATGCATTCAAACGTAACATCCGTTACACCACCGACACATCGACTATTCAATGCTTGTTATCCCCATCTTGTTATCAGCTTGTTATCCCCATTTACCGTGTCCTTGTCATGGCTATCGATACAGGTAGCGAATGTGGAGATATTTATACTTACGTCCTGCCAACTAACGTTAGTAGTATTGCGTCGAATTGTTACTGATATTGTTTTGATTCTGTTCTGTTTCCGGTGTATTTCTCTTTTATCAACATCATGCCATTCTTATGTCCATCAACTCAGGTGGCAAATGAGGAGATCTTTCTGCGGGCGTACTTACGTCCTGCTAACCAGAGCCATTACGGCAGAATCGTGGGTTGTGATCTGTACAGAGATGAACACAGGGACACTATGGTGAAGAGGCTGACGGCCGGGGGGACAGACCCAGAATGGGTCAACATGGCCAGTTCATCCGACTCATGGTTGGTGTATatctactacattgtatatgcaaTTCTATATTCATGCAAGATTAGCACTCCCTGAAGTTCATGTCAATTTTCTTTGTCTTATTCTAATCAGATTCTCCTCTTGACGGCTGTACCTATTTTGAAACCGCAATTCAAAAGATATTCCGACTATTTTCATCTTATACATTGCATCAACAGGCTAAACGCTGGATATGCTTGGTACCTTTGTCCCCTGTTGATGACTTACACGTATAAATATCGTGCTGATAATGGTATTAAGCACTGGTGTTGTTTACTCTAAACTTGAGTTACATCATATCATGGGTAAGGAGAGGATGTTcgaacattgaaaaaaaactaaGCATTTGGAGGTTCTGGGCCTTATCGAAACTAACTTGTCACTCTTTGTCCTACAGGCAGTTCTCCTATTTATTACATGCCTGTAAATACGCGAGATTGCCGAACTTTGACTTCGACGTACCTCCTGTCGAAGAGGAAGCGCCTCCCTACCGTGCCCTACCACCCTGTTACCTGGCTTCAGCCGAGAAGTGACTTCGATGAGCCTACATATTATtaaagaagaggaagagaatACAGCCGTTCTTTCCACTATCTAAGAGACATGCAAAGTTGCTCTAAATCTAAGTCCTCTGTTTTATAACGCATAGGGAACATTAACATCTGATATCCGCAATTCAATATTGATGTGCTACAAAACGATTTTATAGCGGCTCCATCCAGCATGTCTTGCTTTACACCGCGCAAAGTATAAcataacttcttttttttcaaatcgttCGTGACGTCGACGTTATCTGTACAAGTATAGACCATGTCACTTTAGACCCAATGTAGCGGGGAATATCATATATGAAGTTGCATTTGACATATTTCTAGCAGCAAAGGAACTTTATGAAACTGTTGTCCTACTGACCTGTATATATGTTCCGCTCAGAatgtagaaatgaaataaaagttgatAATGTAAGATTCGGATTCTGTTATCTTTTGTAGAAGAACTGACGAAGAAGCTGTAGTTTATCAAAGCAACGTTGTATGAGTGCACGTAGGTAAACATATAGATATGCACCGTTATGTTTGTATTCTCTCGTATTGTCAGTAGAAGACGTCCGAGTCTACGAAATGTAGAGAGGTCTTGAGAACTGAGAACCACTTCTGTTATCATGTTTATGTTAGACTCCGTACCGTTCAGTGACGTCATTTTTCCCAAACCTACCGTGACAGGATACGTCTGcacagaaaagtacaaaaagagAACGAAGAACTTTGAGCCCGGCTGTTTAACCGATGAAAAAACGTACCTCAATCTAAAAATTATTGGCATCGTCCTCCCACACACCATGACACACGGAACACTACAAATATCGAATCGACCCGCTGCATTCGCTGTGCATGGTACCGGCTCACACTGCAAAATACATGGTTCGTCCCAGATCAAATATTTGACTTCACCCGCGTCATATAGTAAATACCTAGCTACTACACGAGTGCCATTCTTGCAACTAGCACCCCCGATCCCGACAGCTGCAGAGCTTACTTCTCACAGCAAACGATACAAGTACAAATTGGCGGTAACCATGACTACTGGTGGCACGGTGCCCTGGGGCAGAGAGTACTTGGATGAGTTGTTCGGCACGTTTGAAGAGGACATCACTGATGACGAAGGAGAGGGATCCATGAAATCCATGGAATTCTTCCATGATGTGTTCAGTAGTGGTAAGATGTATTTTCACAAAGGACGTGATAGACACACACGTGGTAAGCATCTAATGTACAGGTGGTAAGTATAAAGTAACGAAAGCCCAGTAATTAGGATTGTGTGCAACCAAGGGGCGTTCCCCAGCATGCCCACATGGGGCAAAGCGTCCGATCAAAGGTGAATGAATGTTCCGTTGGGTCTGCCTTTATCCATCCAGTGTGCGTATATACGCAAAGTACATAATACTATTAGCGCTAACTTGCGGCTTTATAGATATATGCGTATGTTGGCAAAAAAATACATTCACCGCGTATGTTGGCAAAAAAATACATTCACCTACGAAGAGCCTCGTCCGCGGTCTTTACAATAAACCTTGGGTTGGTTCTACTAAACCCGACTGACTTTTCCACTTTGTGGGTGTGACGTTTAACCATCTGTCGGCCACTCAGGGAATATTAACCTGAAGAAAACCTTAAGGCGATTCTCCGATTGGTTAGTTATAGGCCACACctacaaaagtggaaacctcagccacAACTGTTTTACAGGGTCATATGGAGGACGTCTGATTGACATCGGGTCTGGTTCTACACTGTACCAGGTTATCAGCGCTAGCAGATTCTTCTCGGAAATAGTGTGTTCCGATTACAGCAAGGTATGGCAATGCACTTCGTTATCATGGAGTCCAGTCTTGTGCGCTTTATTCCGCTTCCAACGGTCGCTTCCACTTTTTTCTGTTTCCGAACTTGTGTCTCTAACAATGCAGGACGCAAGAACAGAGATCGAGAAATGGCTGAAGAAGGACAAAGGGGCATTTGATTGGACATCGTACTTCCAATACTTCATAGACTTGGAAGGAAGCAGGTGTGTATAAGGTGGAAAGTTGTGTATTTGATTAGTAAACATCTTGTTGAAGTTTAAAAAGTAAAATGATTCTCACTTCGAAGAGGTACCTAGAAATATTGTCTttggtgaaaaaataccagataTAGATGATATTTTATTTAAAACGCTACAGCTTTATTGTGATACTGCAATACTTTGCAGTGAAAAGATTGAGGATCGTGAACAGAA
The sequence above is drawn from the Branchiostoma floridae strain S238N-H82 chromosome 4, Bfl_VNyyK, whole genome shotgun sequence genome and encodes:
- the LOC118413950 gene encoding glycerol-3-phosphate phosphatase-like (The sequence of the model RefSeq protein was modified relative to this genomic sequence to represent the inferred CDS: added 234 bases not found in genome assembly), which translates into the protein MLICMLYGHLLCMHRCKPPEGPRHVEGKMRGCLDLLTRVGLPRVIHLRTNMAACRLLTRERATQLLSNIDTVLTDCDGVLWQGTEALPGAAKTIAKLREMGKRILFVTNNSTKSRLSYVEKFRNLGFEANEDEVYGTAYIAALYLKNIAKVTGKVYLVGNTEMAKELDLQGISYTGIGPDPIEGTVSDWKTMPLDPEVTTVLVGFDEHLSYKKMIKAASYLSDENVQFLATNTDERLPVGNGRVIPGTGCILAAVHTAADRDPVILGKPSKFMFEVMKEKFDLDPNRTLMIGDKLTTDIMLGHNCGLTTLLVLSGISSLDEARQMQASNSIEHQKCVPHYYLPNMGELGDLL
- the LOC118413946 gene encoding nicotinamide N-methyltransferase-like, with the protein product MFMLDSVPFSDVIFPKPTVTGYVCTEKYKKRTKNFEPGCLTDEKTYLNLKIIGIVLPHTMTHGTLQISNRPAAFAVHGTGSHCKIHGSSQIKYLTSPASYSKYLATTRVPFLQLAPPIPTAAELTSHSKRYKYKLAVTMTTGGTVPWGREYLDELFGTFEEDITDDEGEGSMKSMEFFHDVFSSGSYGGRLIDIGSGSTLYQVISASRFFSEIVCSDYSKDARTEIEKWLKKDKGAFDWTSYFQYFIDLEGSSEKIEDREQKLRQAIKAVVHCDVLQPNPTQPLTFEPFDVMISAYCLEVASPDRSSYAKAVANISTLLKPGGTIVFETYIGATFAVIGGVKSKLLPVEVEFVVQTFRDAGFCDIQTVYYPSPDREEYKVTDVKGMLFFTAKKCS